The Gammaproteobacteria bacterium region TAGATAGGGAAAAGACATGCGAACTTCATGTTCATAAGCGAAATCAACATCAAAATCATAATCTGTGGTGAGTTTTTCTAACTCTTCATTAGTCGGAGCAACAATAAGAATATCGTTGTGATAATCTTTGAAGTCAAACTCATTACCTTCTATACGCCATTCCCTTAGCCAGCTAAAATCATATGATTCCGGTTGTAGATTTAAACATCTCCATTTTAACTCCTGTGGGATTTTTTCATTCTCTTCTTCTGTCCCATAAATAACAGGTCTTGCACCAATATTAAAAAGGAAATCTCTATTAAATCCAATACCATAAGGGGCATACATAGGGTCTGGATATTGATTCATATAATCAAACATCCGTAATGAGGTAGCTAAGGGGGCTTCTGTAAAACAGATATATCCTTTTTCTGATTTCAATTTTTTCTCATCAATTATTGATAAAAGAATTTCAAACGCTTCTCTTCCTTTTGTATAATGAAATAAGAAAGGGGATAAATCGTCTCTCTGTTCTCTAATTTTCTTAGATGGATTTGCCATTTTATACTCTATGATATTTCTGCAAATATATCATTTTTAAGCATATAATGATGTAATATAATGCTTTTTTTCCAGCATTCGTTTTATCTCGCCGATTTTATAAAAATAGCGTCCTCGAATATTAGAATAAGCAATTGTTCCTGATACCCGAAGTCTTTGCAATGTTTTGTCGCTGATTTTTAAGAATGTACAGACCTCATAACTATCCACCCAGATTTCATCTTCATTTATATTATCCGCTTCTTGCTTATTAAGAACATAATCTGCAATAGCATTAATCTTAGCCTCCAATTCCTTAAAGGCTTTTGATTCAACTGTTATGACATCCATAATTGTAACTTATTGATTTGTTGCAAAGGTCAGAAAGAATAAAATGCTGATTTCACAAGATAAACCCAAGTTGGGTGAGTTTTTTTTAAATAGCCTATATGTTGTTGGTTATGAATGAAATGTGTTTATGGGGTGTTTTACAAGCTATAAAAGGTCTAATTTTGATGAAAATTGGAACGATGTTCTGAGCGTAGTTTAACAGATAAACCCAAGCTGGGTACAACTTGGGTTTATCTGTTTTATCTCTGCTACTATTTATCAGCAGGATGAAATATTAATAATTGTCAATTATTAGGTTTCTTCATTTCTGTGGTTTATTTCAAACGTGTTTTCTATTCTGTAAATAAGTTCTAATTTAGAGGATGACACATTTGTTTTCTTGAATATATCTTTAGATAGGACAAAAGCATTTAAGAGAGCTTTGTTTAGACTTTTTCTTGTGATTATAGGAACAATGGTCTGATATTTATTGTACCAATAAGAAGAAATATCGACTTCCAGTTTTTTTGTTGGACTCTCCCAATGTTTTTCTGATTGTTCATATATCCTTATCAACCACAATGTGTGTTTTTGAATATATTGAAAGATATTATGTAGATGTGCATATTCTCCCCTTTGGAAAAGATTGGATGCAAAAAGTAAATTGTTTATTAATGAATCAGCAAGCCACTCAATTTGAGCTGGAGTATTACGAATTGGTTCATAAGGAGGCTCAATGTCATTTAATACATCTGTAAGTAAACCGTCCTTATCTACTAAATTCATCTTCTCTTTAAACTCAAATGAAGTGTGTCCTTGCCAACTTTTGATTATTGAAATCTCTTTTAATGGCAAAAAATGAAATTCTCCTCTAATGAGATTATCAAATATAACTACATCTGTACCAAATTCATTTACAAACATCAACGCTATTGGATTAACAGAAGATATCCACTTGTATTTATCTATATGGCAATCATCTCGAAGAAAAATATAAAATTCAATATCCGAAAACTTATCGCCTTCTCCTTTTATAAAAGAACCATACATTAAGACAGCAGAAATAGTACAGTCCTCAATAGATTTTTTCTTAAATTCGTTAATTAAATATAATTGTTTCATATTCAGATTATTAATAAGCAGAAATTATATATTCTGCGTGTTTCTTATTTTATTTAATTCACTCAACTTGAAATCACCTGCTATCTGCATCATTCATTCGTTTATTAAGAGCAACTACCAAACGGTTTAAATAAGTCGTTCTTTCTCCTTTTCGTCCTCTAATCTCCAGAAATATCCGGTAAATATCGCCTAATTCAATATTGAATATTTTTTCAAATACTAAGGCTAAAACTTTCAAGTCAATATTCCCGGAATTGACACTCTGTTCGGCATGAACAGCATAAATTAATTCAACCAGAGCAGATTTTGTGTCTGTCCAAGTATGTTTGGTGTTAGTAAGCGAATTTTTGTCAAAGAGTTCTTCTCTTTGTTTCAATCTTGTCAACTCTGATTCCAGATAGGCTGCCAACATATCATTCGCAAGAAGTTTAGCGACTTTGAAATCGTAATTAGTGGAAAAATTGGGATCTCTTTCAAAATAAAAAGATTCCAAATTTAAACCCATTTCCCGCCGATTCCTTACAAAGTAATATTCATCCAAAATTGTTTTCCCAAGTCGGTAGTATTGAATAAAATCATTGTTTTTGTGGTAAAAGAAGTTAATGTTCTCTTGTTCCTTTTCCAAATATTCTTTGATTGTATCAAAACCACATACAGGCTTGTTTAATTCGATATTGTGTATCTTTTTGTAGTAAATTAATTTGGAGAATAACTTTGGTTTTGTTTCTTTGAAAAAATGGATTTCATCAGAATTAGTTTTGAAGTTTTCACTTAAAACTAAAGACTTCAATTCCACGAATCCTCTCTCTAATATCAGAATTATAGGAGGTACATCACGTATTATATTGGATACTTCCAGTTCCTTTATTTGTATCTGATCTTCTATCTGTTTTGATATATTTTCTATTTTTCTAATCATTTCAGTAGTTTTTAATGATAAGACTATCTCTGTAAATTGTTGATTTTACAGACTAATAACTTAAAAAAGGCATAGAGTATTTAGAACAAGAATGATAAACCCTTGTCAAACACACCCTGTAAATCTCTATCTTAAAAGTAATTAGTGATAGATAATCGAATCTAAATCTACGTTTATACCCATGATCCTTTCAATTTAATTATAGTTGAATACTATTTGTTACTCCTATTTCGTTGATGAAATATTCATCGTGTGAAATAATCAAGACTGTTCCCCGATAATTCTTGATTGTTTCCATCAAAATCGACAAGCTTGATAAATCAAGATTATTTGTAGGCTCATCTAAAACAAAAATGTCAGGAATGTGATTTGATATCATTAAACAACAGAGATAAAGCCGCATACGTTCGCCTCCGCTTAACGTTTGACAATTTTTATTCCACGATTCCAGTGGAAATAAAGCTCGGTTTAATCGGATTTTAATTTCATAGTCTGCCAAATTGTCTTTATTATACTGCTCTGCTAATTCCAATACAGTGAGAGGTTGGTTTACCTGCTCATATTCTTGATCGAGATAGACATACGAAAAATCAGATCTGATAACTTTGCCTTGTATTGGAGATAATTCTCCAAGCAATAATTTCAGAAAAGTTGTTTTACCACAGCCGTTATTCCCTCGAATGTGAATTCGATCACCACTCCTTATTTCAATATCGATAGGAGATTGCCAAAGAAATTTATCTTTCACATATCCGAAATTGAGTTCGTGGGCAGAGATTAGAATTTTCCCGTTATGTAGTTTCGTGTCCTCAAAATCTATTTTCAATTCTGTGTTTTGTAGCTGGCGATCCCGTAATGCAGATAGGCGTTGTCTGGTATTGTCAATAATATTTGAATGCTTTTCTCTCAATTTGGCAGAACTGTTTTCTGCTAAATTACCACGAGCATTCATAACGATTCGAGCAATACCACCTTTTTGTTTGCTTCGTTCACCTTGCGAGGTACGTTTTTCTTGTCGTTCTCGAACTTCCTGTGCTTTTTTTCGAGCTACCCGAAGGGCAGTTTGTTCTGCATCAATTTGCTGTTCTAAAGACCGATCTTCTATCTCTTTTTGTTCTCTGTAAAAATCATAATTCCCTCCATATAGCCTAATTCCTTTTGGAGACAACTCGTATGTTGTATCTAAAAGATTTAACAGGCTAACATCATGACTGACAACTACAACTGTAGTTTTTGTGTTCTGGATGTATTCATATAATATTTTCCGAGCAGACAGGTCAAGATGGTTGGTTGGTTCATCGAGTAAAACAATCTCCGGCTTATGCAGAGCCAATCCCGCCAATAGAACTTTCGTTTTTTCTCCTCCGCTTAATAATGAGATAGATGAATCAAGTTCGATGCCTT contains the following coding sequences:
- a CDS encoding LinF — protein: MKQLYLINEFKKKSIEDCTISAVLMYGSFIKGEGDKFSDIEFYIFLRDDCHIDKYKWISSVNPIALMFVNEFGTDVVIFDNLIRGEFHFLPLKEISIIKSWQGHTSFEFKEKMNLVDKDGLLTDVLNDIEPPYEPIRNTPAQIEWLADSLINNLLFASNLFQRGEYAHLHNIFQYIQKHTLWLIRIYEQSEKHWESPTKKLEVDISSYWYNKYQTIVPIITRKSLNKALLNAFVLSKDIFKKTNVSSSKLELIYRIENTFEINHRNEET
- a CDS encoding RteC domain-containing protein; its protein translation is MIRKIENISKQIEDQIQIKELEVSNIIRDVPPIILILERGFVELKSLVLSENFKTNSDEIHFFKETKPKLFSKLIYYKKIHNIELNKPVCGFDTIKEYLEKEQENINFFYHKNNDFIQYYRLGKTILDEYYFVRNRREMGLNLESFYFERDPNFSTNYDFKVAKLLANDMLAAYLESELTRLKQREELFDKNSLTNTKHTWTDTKSALVELIYAVHAEQSVNSGNIDLKVLALVFEKIFNIELGDIYRIFLEIRGRKGERTTYLNRLVVALNKRMNDADSR
- a CDS encoding ABC-F family ATP-binding cassette domain-containing protein, giving the protein MSIIVSDVSYHYFNQHTLFESVSFSVSRGGKVSLIGNNGVGKSTLLKLLAGELMPSFGNIRTESKPYYVPQQINIKEQTIAEALGVSEKLNALNAIFGGASEQVYYDTLNDDWEVENRCRQALKYWGLEGIELDSSISLLSGGEKTKVLLAGLALHKPEIVLLDEPTNHLDLSARKILYEYIQNTKTTVVVVSHDVSLLNLLDTTYELSPKGIRLYGGNYDFYREQKEIEDRSLEQQIDAEQTALRVARKKAQEVRERQEKRTSQGERSKQKGGIARIVMNARGNLAENSSAKLREKHSNIIDNTRQRLSALRDRQLQNTELKIDFEDTKLHNGKILISAHELNFGYVKDKFLWQSPIDIEIRSGDRIHIRGNNGCGKTTFLKLLLGELSPIQGKVIRSDFSYVYLDQEYEQVNQPLTVLELAEQYNKDNLADYEIKIRLNRALFPLESWNKNCQTLSGGERMRLYLCCLMISNHIPDIFVLDEPTNNLDLSSLSILMETIKNYRGTVLIISHDEYFINEIGVTNSIQL